In Phaeobacter porticola, one DNA window encodes the following:
- the bioB gene encoding biotin synthase BioB translates to MLDATPIRTDWTRSEAETLYNQPLMDLLFQAHTVHRQYFDPNQVQKSKLLSIKTGGCAEDCAYCSQSARNGAQLSASKLIEVQRVIAEAKKAKDGGATRYCMGAAWRSPKDRDMAALEAMVQGVKDLGMETCMTLGMLEEDQVFRLRDAGLDYYNHNIDTSERYYSEIITTRTFADRIDTLNRVREAGIKVCSGGIVGMGEQQLDRIDMMLALATLEVHPDSVPVNMLIPIADTPLADVEKLDPIEFVRSVALARILMPKSHVRLSAGRTDMSDEMQAMCFFAGANSIFVGDTLLTADNPEEDKDQQLFDRLGITAMAMGCDGSR, encoded by the coding sequence ATGCTGGATGCCACGCCGATCCGTACCGACTGGACCCGTAGCGAAGCGGAAACACTCTACAACCAGCCCCTGATGGATCTTTTGTTTCAGGCGCACACCGTGCACCGGCAGTACTTCGACCCCAACCAGGTGCAGAAGTCCAAACTGCTCAGCATCAAGACCGGCGGTTGCGCCGAGGATTGCGCCTATTGCTCGCAGTCGGCCCGCAACGGCGCGCAGCTCTCGGCCTCCAAGCTGATCGAAGTGCAGCGGGTGATTGCCGAGGCCAAGAAAGCCAAGGATGGCGGCGCGACGCGCTATTGCATGGGCGCGGCCTGGCGCTCGCCCAAGGATCGCGACATGGCCGCACTTGAGGCGATGGTGCAGGGCGTCAAGGACCTCGGCATGGAGACCTGCATGACCCTCGGTATGCTGGAAGAGGACCAGGTGTTCCGCCTGCGTGATGCCGGACTGGATTATTACAACCACAACATCGACACTTCCGAGCGGTATTACTCCGAGATCATCACCACCCGCACCTTTGCCGACCGGATCGACACCTTGAACCGGGTGCGCGAGGCCGGCATCAAGGTCTGCTCCGGCGGCATTGTCGGCATGGGCGAGCAGCAGCTGGACCGCATCGACATGATGCTGGCGCTGGCGACGCTGGAGGTGCATCCCGACTCGGTGCCCGTGAACATGCTGATCCCGATTGCAGACACGCCGCTGGCGGATGTGGAAAAGCTGGACCCGATCGAATTTGTCCGCTCGGTGGCGCTGGCCCGGATCCTGATGCCGAAATCGCATGTGCGCCTGTCCGCAGGCCGCACCGATATGTCGGACGAGATGCAGGCGATGTGTTTCTTTGCCGGTGCCAACTCGATCTTTGTGGGCGACACGCTGCTGACCGCCGACAACCCGGAAGAAGACAAGGACCAGCAGCTGTTCGACCGTCTGGGCATCACCGCGATGGCCATGGGCTGCGATGGCAGCCGCTGA
- a CDS encoding 8-amino-7-oxononanoate synthase: protein MAGAFPRHETSLEALRNRGRYRQLMPRDGHDFASNDYLGLAGSDVLRAAAADALSRGVPVGAGGSRLLRGNDAEHQLLEAEAAAFFGTEAALFMGGGFNANQAIFSTLPQQGDLVLYDVLIHASTHDGMRLGRAETRSFAHGDVEDASRVLKAWRAEGGTGQVWIAVEAVYSMDGDLAPLDALIALADTDGAVLVVDEAHSTGVFGDLGRGLAHAIAHRPNVLSLHTCGKALGASGALICGPSVLIETLINKARGFIFATAPSPLNAALVRAALAELQQNTGRREQAWQGITHAQAEAKRLCGLDGFQSQILPVVIGDDKRTMALAARMQAQGYDIRGIRPPSVPRGTSRLRLSITLNTGAEVITEMFEDLAREREATP, encoded by the coding sequence ATGGCGGGCGCCTTCCCGAGGCATGAGACATCGCTGGAAGCGCTGCGCAATCGCGGGCGCTACCGGCAGCTGATGCCGCGGGACGGGCATGACTTTGCCTCCAATGACTACCTCGGGTTGGCGGGCAGCGATGTGCTGCGCGCCGCCGCCGCGGACGCGCTGTCGCGCGGCGTGCCAGTGGGCGCCGGCGGTTCACGCCTGCTGCGCGGCAATGACGCCGAGCATCAATTGCTGGAGGCCGAGGCCGCGGCGTTTTTCGGCACCGAGGCTGCGCTGTTCATGGGCGGCGGCTTTAACGCCAATCAGGCGATCTTCTCGACCCTGCCGCAGCAGGGCGATCTGGTGCTTTATGATGTGCTGATCCACGCCAGCACCCATGACGGGATGCGGCTGGGCCGGGCAGAAACCCGCAGTTTTGCCCATGGTGACGTGGAAGACGCTTCGCGGGTGCTGAAGGCTTGGCGTGCCGAGGGCGGCACCGGCCAGGTCTGGATCGCGGTTGAGGCGGTCTATTCCATGGATGGCGACCTCGCGCCGCTGGATGCTCTGATTGCCTTGGCGGATACGGACGGTGCCGTTCTGGTGGTGGACGAGGCGCACTCAACCGGTGTGTTCGGCGATCTGGGTCGCGGGCTAGCACATGCTATCGCCCATCGCCCCAACGTCCTGTCCCTGCACACCTGCGGCAAGGCGCTGGGGGCCTCTGGCGCGCTGATCTGCGGTCCGAGTGTGCTGATCGAGACGCTGATCAACAAGGCGCGCGGATTTATCTTTGCCACCGCGCCCTCGCCGCTGAACGCCGCGCTGGTACGGGCGGCCCTGGCTGAGCTGCAACAGAACACAGGCCGCCGCGAACAGGCGTGGCAGGGGATCACCCATGCGCAAGCAGAGGCCAAACGCCTCTGCGGGCTGGACGGTTTCCAAAGCCAGATCCTGCCGGTGGTGATCGGCGACGACAAACGCACCATGGCGCTGGCTGCCCGGATGCAGGCGCAAGGCTATGACATCCGCGGCATCCGCCCGCCATCGGTGCCGCGCGGCACCTCGCGTCTGCGGCTGTCGATCACGTTGAACACGGGGGCAGAGGTCATCACTGAAATGTTCGAAGACCTAGCCCGCGAAAGGGAGGCAACGCCATGA
- the bioD gene encoding dethiobiotin synthase: MSALIVTGTDTGIGKTIFSAGLVQALGATYWKPVQSGLEEETDSQTVARLSGRPALPEGYLLQLPASPHLSAEAEGVEIDPDTLALPQVDGVLVAEGAGGLMVPLNRKVLYLDLFARWSAPVILCARTQLGTINHTLLSLKALRDAGCLVVGVAFIGDAEPAVEETICQFGQVANLGRLPVLGELTSDALAVAFQASIRVDLIKEVSAQGEAA, encoded by the coding sequence ATGAGCGCGCTGATCGTCACAGGAACCGACACCGGCATTGGCAAGACCATCTTCTCAGCTGGCCTGGTGCAGGCGCTGGGTGCAACCTATTGGAAGCCGGTGCAATCCGGGCTGGAGGAGGAGACCGACAGCCAGACCGTCGCACGCCTGTCAGGCCGCCCGGCGCTGCCCGAGGGGTACCTGCTGCAACTGCCTGCCTCGCCGCATCTGTCGGCGGAGGCCGAGGGCGTGGAGATCGACCCGGATACGCTGGCCTTGCCGCAGGTGGACGGCGTGCTGGTAGCCGAGGGGGCCGGCGGGTTGATGGTGCCGCTGAACCGCAAGGTGCTCTATCTCGACCTGTTTGCCCGCTGGAGCGCGCCGGTGATCCTGTGCGCGCGGACGCAGCTGGGCACGATCAACCACACCCTCCTGTCGCTGAAGGCCCTGCGCGATGCGGGCTGTCTGGTTGTGGGCGTGGCCTTCATAGGCGATGCGGAACCGGCTGTAGAGGAAACCATCTGCCAGTTCGGCCAGGTTGCCAATCTGGGGCGGCTGCCGGTGCTGGGCGAACTGACCTCTGACGCATTGGCTGTGGCCTTTCAGGCCAGCATCCGCGTAGATCTGATCAAGGAGGTCTCGGCCCAAGGAGAGGCAGCATGA
- the bioA gene encoding adenosylmethionine--8-amino-7-oxononanoate transaminase: MSAADLTQLEFDQQHLWHPYTNVAKPGPTFVVKESEGMYLTLDDGTRLIDAMSSWWCMMHGHRNPAITSAIHDQLDTLPHVMFGGLTHDPAIDLGRKLLEITPESLTRIFYCDSGSVSVEVAMKMAVQYQHAIGQPERKEFATIRSGYHGDTWKAMSVCDPDTGMHHLFQGALSVQHFVSRPPVRIHEDWSDDPAQNGLGELRAVLEAGQDKIAAFILEPVVQGTGGMYFYHPEYLNQARAICDELGTLLIFDEIATGFGRTGELFATGFCDVEPDIICLGKGLTGGHISFACTITNDRVAEGVGGGNPGIFMHGPTYMANPLACAAAKASLDLLTGQDWRGTVSGISEQMQSELAPARDLPNVADVRVLGAIGVIEMKHPVSADEAHARAHDMGVFLRPFGKNIYTMPPFITSPDQLSQITAGMLRLAREL, from the coding sequence ATGAGCGCGGCAGACCTCACCCAGCTGGAGTTCGACCAGCAGCACCTCTGGCACCCATACACCAATGTCGCCAAACCCGGCCCTACCTTTGTGGTGAAGGAAAGCGAAGGGATGTACCTCACTCTGGACGACGGCACCCGTCTGATAGATGCCATGTCGTCCTGGTGGTGCATGATGCACGGGCACCGCAACCCGGCGATCACATCGGCCATTCACGACCAGCTCGACACTCTGCCGCATGTGATGTTCGGCGGGCTGACGCACGATCCGGCCATTGACCTGGGCCGCAAGCTGCTGGAAATCACCCCCGAAAGCCTGACGCGCATCTTCTACTGCGACAGCGGTTCGGTCTCGGTCGAGGTGGCGATGAAGATGGCGGTGCAGTACCAGCACGCCATCGGCCAGCCAGAGCGCAAGGAGTTTGCCACCATCCGCTCCGGCTATCACGGCGATACCTGGAAGGCGATGAGCGTCTGCGACCCGGACACCGGTATGCACCACCTGTTCCAGGGCGCGCTGAGCGTGCAGCATTTCGTCTCCCGCCCGCCGGTCCGTATCCATGAGGATTGGAGCGATGATCCGGCTCAAAACGGGCTGGGCGAGCTGCGCGCGGTGCTGGAGGCCGGGCAGGACAAGATCGCCGCCTTCATTCTGGAACCCGTGGTGCAGGGCACTGGCGGCATGTATTTCTATCACCCGGAATACCTGAACCAGGCCCGCGCTATCTGTGATGAGCTGGGCACCTTGCTGATTTTTGATGAGATCGCCACCGGTTTTGGCCGTACCGGCGAACTGTTTGCCACCGGGTTCTGCGACGTGGAACCGGATATCATCTGTTTGGGCAAGGGGCTGACCGGGGGCCATATCTCCTTCGCCTGCACCATCACCAATGACCGCGTCGCCGAGGGTGTGGGCGGCGGCAACCCCGGCATCTTCATGCATGGGCCGACCTATATGGCCAACCCGCTGGCCTGTGCGGCGGCCAAGGCCTCGCTGGATCTGCTGACGGGGCAGGACTGGCGTGGAACTGTCTCGGGGATTTCAGAGCAGATGCAGTCTGAACTGGCACCGGCGCGCGATCTGCCCAATGTGGCGGATGTGCGGGTTCTGGGCGCCATTGGCGTCATCGAGATGAAACATCCCGTCTCCGCAGATGAGGCGCACGCCCGTGCCCATGATATGGGTGTCTTCCTGCGCCCCTTCGGCAAGAACATCTATACCATGCCGCCGTTCATCACGTCCCCGGATCAGCTGAGCCAGATCACCGCAGGCATGCTGCGGCTGGCACGGGAGTTGTAA
- a CDS encoding pimeloyl-ACP methyl esterase BioG family protein has product MEFRWLKQTQSAEAIVVFGGWAVGPEVFGHLNCAQDILFADDYRDLNADLPDLTTYGQITLLAWSFGVASYAHWQAGRVDPFVRKVAINGTLCPVDSDHGIPPQVVANTISTLSKASYQQFLRRVFSAPQVEAAIDVPARRKELEVVADRGAAPHIRFDHVWISARDRIFPPAHQYRAWKGQSVHELDGPHAPFARFSNWHEVIG; this is encoded by the coding sequence ATGGAATTCCGCTGGCTCAAACAGACCCAATCTGCCGAGGCCATAGTGGTCTTTGGCGGCTGGGCTGTGGGGCCAGAGGTGTTCGGGCATCTGAACTGTGCACAGGATATTCTATTTGCCGATGACTATCGCGATCTGAATGCGGATCTGCCGGATCTGACAACATATGGCCAGATTACTTTGCTGGCCTGGTCTTTTGGTGTGGCTTCTTATGCCCATTGGCAGGCGGGGCGGGTTGATCCCTTCGTTAGAAAGGTCGCCATCAATGGCACGCTCTGCCCGGTCGATTCCGACCATGGTATTCCGCCACAGGTGGTGGCCAATACCATCTCGACGCTGAGTAAAGCCAGCTACCAACAATTCCTGCGCCGGGTGTTCAGCGCGCCGCAGGTTGAGGCCGCGATTGATGTCCCCGCCCGTAGGAAAGAGCTTGAGGTGGTTGCAGATCGGGGGGCTGCCCCGCATATCCGCTTCGATCATGTCTGGATTTCCGCACGCGACCGGATTTTCCCCCCGGCCCATCAGTATCGTGCCTGGAAGGGGCAGTCAGTGCACGAACTGGACGGCCCCCACGCACCGTTTGCCCGCTTCAGCAACTGGCACGAGGTGATAGGATGA
- a CDS encoding methyltransferase has protein sequence MKDLTVGTSDCNRVANSFRRGLGSYHAQATAQARVAVDLADLLQKCVGDRRFAHVFEFGAGTGHLTEALFHRFDIGTIALNDLVAEAEPPLQQTVAAHGGKASFAVGPIETCAFPQGVDLIAASSVVQWVPNVPQLMQRCAAALTPNGWLALSGYGRGHFRELAALGSTAAAPNYMDHSDWPAVLPQDLQLVELRQAAITLHFASPRDVLRHLRETGVNGQSQGGWTRARLVGFEAAYRQRFSTPQGVTLTYDPVLILARRR, from the coding sequence ATGAAGGATCTGACGGTCGGCACCTCCGATTGCAATCGGGTGGCCAACAGTTTTCGCAGGGGGCTGGGCAGCTATCATGCGCAGGCGACAGCGCAGGCGCGTGTTGCGGTGGACTTGGCAGACCTTCTGCAAAAATGCGTTGGCGACCGTCGCTTTGCACATGTCTTTGAGTTTGGTGCCGGCACCGGGCATCTGACGGAGGCATTGTTTCATCGCTTTGACATCGGGACGATTGCGCTGAACGATCTTGTGGCGGAGGCCGAACCGCCGCTTCAGCAAACCGTGGCTGCACATGGGGGCAAGGCAAGCTTTGCTGTCGGCCCGATCGAGACCTGCGCGTTTCCGCAAGGCGTAGATTTGATCGCGGCCTCTTCGGTTGTGCAGTGGGTGCCGAATGTTCCGCAGTTGATGCAGCGATGCGCGGCGGCTCTAACGCCGAACGGCTGGCTGGCGCTTTCTGGATACGGGCGCGGGCATTTTCGTGAGCTGGCGGCGCTGGGATCCACTGCCGCCGCACCAAACTATATGGACCATAGCGACTGGCCTGCCGTTTTGCCGCAGGACCTGCAACTGGTCGAACTGCGGCAAGCGGCGATCACCCTCCATTTTGCAAGCCCGCGTGACGTTCTGCGGCATCTGCGGGAAACGGGCGTCAACGGTCAGTCGCAGGGCGGATGGACGCGTGCCCGGCTTGTTGGTTTCGAAGCAGCATACCGGCAACGGTTCTCTACGCCACAGGGCGTCACCCTAACGTATGATCCGGTACTGATTCTGGCCCGGCGCCGTTGA
- a CDS encoding DUF2478 domain-containing protein, with protein sequence MHLSYVMTQERGATDKLLTALAERLQADGLRLAGIVQTNTECYDNALCDMDVRVLPAGETIRISQSLGPEARGCRLNPDALERAVGQVTAALGQDPAPQVLLVNKFGKHEADGRGMRPVIGEALARGAVVVSGVNRMNVDAFQTFAEGVAQEAQPDLDALAAWVHSAVEKAAAEATD encoded by the coding sequence ATGCATCTGTCCTATGTCATGACCCAAGAACGCGGCGCCACCGACAAGCTGCTGACCGCTCTTGCTGAGCGGTTGCAGGCAGACGGTCTGCGTCTTGCTGGCATCGTGCAGACCAACACCGAATGTTACGACAATGCGCTGTGCGATATGGATGTGCGGGTGTTGCCGGCCGGTGAAACCATTCGGATTTCGCAATCCCTCGGCCCAGAGGCACGCGGCTGCCGGTTGAACCCCGACGCACTGGAGCGCGCGGTGGGGCAGGTCACAGCAGCGCTGGGGCAGGATCCCGCACCACAGGTCCTGCTGGTTAATAAATTTGGCAAACACGAAGCGGATGGGCGCGGTATGCGCCCCGTCATCGGCGAGGCGCTGGCGCGGGGCGCGGTGGTTGTATCTGGTGTCAATCGCATGAACGTCGATGCGTTTCAGACCTTTGCCGAAGGGGTGGCGCAGGAAGCGCAGCCTGACCTGGATGCGCTGGCGGCTTGGGTACATTCCGCCGTGGAAAAAGCTGCGGCTGAAGCTACCGACTGA
- the rlmB gene encoding 23S rRNA (guanosine(2251)-2'-O)-methyltransferase RlmB, whose translation MSKKPKWVVEKEQAKRASSAETVWLFGLHAVRDALMNPDREKLRLMVTKNAEVKLADAIAQSGIEAEVIDPRKFNPPIDAQSVHQGAAMEVKPLNWGGLADNCIGREAPRVLLLDRVTDPHNVGAILRSAEVLGASAVIGTRHNSAPETGALAKTASGALERQPYLRMRNLSDTIVELQRMGFLVLGLDGEAEETIESVLEGRKGDPVALVLGAEGPGLRQKTKETVDHLVKIDAAGGFGSLNVSNAAAIALYASIAR comes from the coding sequence ATGTCCAAAAAACCCAAGTGGGTCGTCGAAAAAGAGCAAGCCAAACGAGCTTCTTCAGCGGAAACTGTCTGGCTGTTTGGCCTGCATGCGGTGCGCGACGCGTTGATGAACCCGGATCGCGAAAAACTGCGCCTAATGGTGACCAAAAATGCTGAAGTGAAACTTGCCGATGCCATCGCGCAGTCCGGGATCGAGGCAGAGGTGATTGATCCTCGCAAATTCAACCCACCCATTGATGCACAGTCTGTGCACCAGGGGGCCGCGATGGAAGTGAAGCCGCTGAACTGGGGTGGGCTTGCTGACAATTGCATTGGGCGCGAAGCACCGCGGGTGTTGCTGTTGGACCGGGTGACGGATCCGCATAATGTGGGCGCTATCCTGCGCTCGGCTGAGGTGTTGGGCGCCAGTGCCGTGATAGGAACCCGCCACAACTCGGCGCCTGAAACCGGCGCTCTGGCAAAAACCGCAAGTGGCGCACTGGAACGCCAGCCCTACCTGCGGATGCGCAATCTCTCTGATACAATTGTTGAGTTGCAGCGTATGGGCTTTTTGGTACTGGGGCTGGACGGCGAAGCAGAAGAGACCATTGAATCCGTGCTGGAGGGTCGTAAGGGCGATCCCGTGGCGCTGGTTCTGGGGGCCGAAGGGCCGGGTCTGCGGCAAAAAACCAAGGAAACTGTAGATCATCTGGTAAAGATTGATGCCGCAGGCGGCTTTGGCTCGCTCAATGTGTCCAACGCAGCTGCAATCGCACTTTATGCCTCTATCGCGCGCTGA
- a CDS encoding YHS domain-containing (seleno)protein yields the protein MAIATATAVASAVLLAGVAPSRVQADPALVSASRGVAVGGHDVVAFFQVNSSVLGHPDHAIMWRGAIWRFASTQNQQQFEANPRAYAPQFGGYCAYALSQGYLAPGNPSLWVIADGRLYLLNNANALTAWTAERPALIVAAQGNWPRVLQR from the coding sequence GTGGCGATTGCAACCGCGACAGCTGTTGCATCGGCGGTTCTACTGGCAGGGGTTGCCCCATCTAGGGTTCAGGCCGATCCGGCGCTGGTGTCGGCGTCGCGCGGAGTTGCTGTTGGTGGTCATGACGTGGTTGCCTTCTTTCAGGTCAACAGCTCTGTTTTGGGACATCCGGACCACGCAATTATGTGGCGTGGTGCAATCTGGCGCTTTGCCAGCACGCAAAACCAACAACAGTTCGAAGCCAATCCACGTGCCTATGCGCCGCAATTCGGTGGCTATTGCGCCTATGCGCTGTCGCAGGGCTACCTGGCGCCAGGAAACCCATCGCTTTGGGTGATCGCGGATGGGCGGCTTTATCTGTTGAACAACGCCAACGCCCTGACAGCATGGACAGCAGAACGCCCGGCCCTGATTGTTGCGGCGCAGGGCAATTGGCCGAGGGTGCTGCAAAGATGA
- a CDS encoding CoA-binding protein encodes MPEYSDTHLKDILTRSKTIAIVGVSLNPVRPSYYVARYLALKGYRVLPINPGHAGKMLFGQTIHARLSEITEPVHMVDVFRRSEVVPPIVDEALEVCKGLQTIWMQIGVEHADAATKAEAQDINVIQNRCPKIEYQRLFGELRMGGFATGIISSKL; translated from the coding sequence ATGCCAGAATATTCCGACACGCATCTCAAGGACATACTGACCCGTAGCAAGACGATCGCCATTGTTGGTGTCTCGCTAAACCCGGTGCGGCCTAGCTATTACGTGGCGCGTTATCTGGCGTTGAAAGGGTATCGGGTTCTGCCCATCAATCCAGGCCACGCAGGAAAGATGCTGTTCGGCCAAACCATCCACGCTCGTCTCAGCGAGATCACGGAACCTGTCCATATGGTTGATGTTTTCCGCCGATCCGAAGTTGTTCCGCCGATTGTGGACGAAGCGCTGGAGGTCTGCAAAGGCCTGCAGACAATCTGGATGCAGATCGGTGTCGAACATGCCGACGCTGCCACTAAGGCCGAGGCGCAGGACATCAATGTCATTCAGAACCGGTGTCCCAAGATCGAGTATCAACGCCTGTTTGGAGAATTGCGCATGGGTGGCTTTGCAACGGGGATCATATCGTCAAAACTGTGA
- a CDS encoding phosphoribosyl-ATP diphosphatase: MTLLHDLETTILARKGAAPDSSWTAKLLAKGPEKCAEKFGEEAIEAIIEAVKDNKPGLASEGADVLYHFLVMLAARDVALDDVLQVLADRQGVSGIVEKSSRPKG; the protein is encoded by the coding sequence ATGACCCTGCTGCATGACCTTGAGACCACCATTCTGGCGCGCAAGGGTGCCGCCCCGGACAGCAGCTGGACCGCCAAACTGCTCGCCAAGGGGCCGGAGAAATGTGCCGAGAAATTCGGTGAGGAGGCCATCGAGGCCATTATCGAGGCGGTGAAGGATAACAAGCCCGGCCTCGCCTCTGAGGGCGCGGATGTGCTCTATCATTTTCTGGTGATGCTGGCGGCACGCGATGTGGCGCTGGATGATGTGCTTCAGGTGCTGGCTGACCGCCAGGGGGTGAGCGGCATCGTCGAGAAATCCAGCCGCCCCAAAGGCTGA
- the hisF gene encoding imidazole glycerol phosphate synthase subunit HisF codes for MLKTRIIPCLDVADGRVVKGVNFVGLRDAGDPVEAAKAYDAAGADEICFLDIHATHENRGTMFDMVRRTAEQCFVPLTVGGGVRTKEDVRALLLAGADKVSFNSAAVANPDVIREAADQFGSQCIVCAIDAKTVAPGKWEIFTHGGRRETGIDAVEFARLVVAKGAGEILLTSMDRDGTKSGFNLPLTRAISDAVDVPVIASGGVGTLDHLVEGVTEGGASAVLAASIFHFGEFTVQQAKQHMAAAGIPMRLT; via the coding sequence ATGCTGAAAACCCGCATCATTCCCTGTCTCGACGTGGCTGATGGCCGCGTGGTCAAAGGTGTCAATTTCGTTGGCCTGCGTGATGCCGGAGACCCGGTTGAGGCGGCCAAGGCCTATGATGCTGCCGGCGCGGACGAGATCTGCTTTCTGGATATTCATGCCACCCATGAAAACCGCGGCACCATGTTCGATATGGTGCGGCGCACGGCAGAGCAGTGTTTCGTACCGCTCACCGTCGGCGGCGGGGTGCGCACCAAAGAAGACGTTCGCGCGTTGCTCTTGGCCGGGGCCGATAAGGTCTCTTTCAATTCCGCAGCGGTGGCCAACCCGGATGTGATCCGCGAGGCCGCGGATCAGTTCGGCAGTCAGTGCATTGTCTGTGCCATCGACGCCAAGACGGTGGCCCCCGGCAAATGGGAAATCTTCACCCACGGCGGGCGCCGCGAAACCGGGATTGATGCGGTTGAATTTGCCCGGCTTGTAGTGGCCAAAGGTGCGGGAGAGATCCTGCTGACCTCAATGGACCGCGATGGCACCAAATCAGGCTTCAACCTGCCGCTGACCCGCGCGATATCCGATGCCGTCGATGTGCCGGTGATCGCCTCCGGCGGCGTGGGCACGCTCGATCATCTGGTGGAGGGCGTCACAGAAGGTGGCGCCAGCGCGGTTCTGGCGGCCTCCATCTTTCACTTTGGCGAATTTACTGTGCAGCAGGCCAAACAGCATATGGCCGCTGCCGGCATCCCAATGAGGCTGACATGA
- a CDS encoding DUF2867 domain-containing protein: protein MPRVRKTPLPASARLWQMVSPGDFIDGYAVESPLSPRDAADIGLSMPGWAAALLRLRNAIMRPFGLKTEVSDTGDGAIFPVTFEDSRELILGADDIHLDFRITVLRHDGRIHMATWVHRHNLLGRIYLTAVMPFHILIVRDSMRRIARHRPTIASSPSAQ from the coding sequence ATGCCCCGCGTCCGCAAGACCCCTCTGCCTGCCTCTGCCCGACTGTGGCAAATGGTGTCCCCAGGCGATTTTATTGATGGATATGCAGTCGAAAGCCCGCTTTCCCCACGTGACGCCGCCGATATTGGCCTGTCGATGCCGGGCTGGGCCGCAGCGCTCTTGCGCCTGCGCAATGCCATCATGCGGCCATTTGGACTGAAAACCGAGGTCAGCGACACTGGCGACGGCGCGATCTTTCCCGTTACATTTGAGGACAGCCGCGAATTGATCCTTGGCGCCGATGATATCCATCTAGATTTCCGTATCACCGTGCTGCGGCACGACGGCCGGATCCACATGGCAACCTGGGTCCATCGTCATAATCTTCTGGGCCGGATCTATTTGACGGCGGTGATGCCGTTTCACATCCTGATCGTGCGCGACAGCATGCGCCGGATCGCGCGGCACCGCCCCACGATTGCATCCAGTCCTTCCGCGCAGTAA
- a CDS encoding DUF302 domain-containing protein: MFKSFALAGVIAVMSAIPAAADLIKIPSQKPVAETMDALQAAVEGAGATVFARVDHAAGAQNVDLSLGDAQLLIFGNPKLGTPAMQADMRAGLFLPLKVLAYQDGEGQVWLTYEDPAVMLSGLDVPADAGFVTKMQGALGKLTGAAVR, from the coding sequence ATGTTCAAATCCTTTGCCCTCGCCGGAGTCATTGCTGTTATGTCCGCCATTCCCGCCGCTGCTGACCTGATCAAAATACCAAGCCAGAAACCGGTGGCTGAGACCATGGATGCGCTGCAGGCCGCAGTAGAGGGCGCAGGCGCCACGGTGTTTGCCCGGGTGGACCACGCGGCAGGTGCGCAGAACGTTGATCTGTCGCTTGGTGACGCGCAGCTTTTGATCTTTGGCAATCCCAAACTTGGCACGCCGGCCATGCAGGCGGATATGCGTGCGGGGCTTTTTCTGCCGCTTAAGGTGCTGGCCTACCAGGATGGCGAGGGACAGGTCTGGCTAACTTATGAAGACCCGGCTGTGATGCTGTCTGGTCTGGATGTCCCGGCTGATGCGGGGTTTGTTACCAAGATGCAGGGAGCCTTGGGCAAGCTGACGGGCGCCGCCGTCAGGTAA